A single window of Flagellimonas maritima DNA harbors:
- a CDS encoding DUF2480 family protein, with translation MSEIINRVAQSNLITFNLEDLYPNGRRVLLDIKDWLHEGFILREKEFRKFLEGVDWSFYQDNYVALTCSTDAIVPGWAFMLVTSKLAPFAKKVVVGNLADLETALYQTILDNSDISEFKDKSVIIKGCSNKPVPENAYIMAVCKLQQVAKSVMYGEACSSVPLFKKK, from the coding sequence ATGTCCGAAATCATAAACAGAGTAGCACAAAGCAATCTGATTACTTTCAATCTTGAAGATTTATACCCAAATGGTAGGCGTGTCTTACTAGATATAAAGGACTGGCTGCACGAAGGTTTTATCCTAAGGGAAAAGGAGTTTAGAAAATTTCTTGAAGGAGTTGATTGGAGTTTCTACCAAGACAATTATGTAGCCTTAACCTGCTCTACGGACGCAATAGTACCAGGTTGGGCATTTATGCTGGTTACATCCAAACTAGCTCCTTTTGCTAAAAAAGTTGTTGTTGGCAACTTGGCAGATTTAGAAACGGCATTGTACCAAACCATTTTAGATAATTCTGATATTTCAGAATTTAAGGACAAATCAGTAATTATAAAAGGGTGCTCCAACAAACCAGTGCCTGAAAATGCGTACATTATGGCTGTATGTAAATTACAACAAGTGGCCAAGAGCGTAATGTATGGTGAAGCCTGTTCTTCAGTTCCTTTGTTTAAGAAGAAATAA
- a CDS encoding DUF3078 domain-containing protein, which yields MKKLLFTVAAFFFIVAAQSQTAEELKSQIAPKKDSIAAIQARVSALQAKLDALPGWKVGAFGTIGGSISEFNNWFAQGIPNNSSGNIGFTVNAYANLKEEKFFWRNAVNVNLAWVKLDDKDDPTDDDSFREATDVFNISSLYGRKLNEKFALSGLVEYRTTLLSNLNDPGYLDVGIGATWTPIEDLVVVIHPLNYNFVFSDEDAIFESSAGAKIVADYTKKLGAINFKSNLSMFQSYEDGDLSNWTWTNSFAYTFWKAVGVGFDFGLRNNRQETLNYIVNLAPTPNPDATFDTIDNELQTYWTLGLSYAF from the coding sequence ATGAAAAAACTACTTTTTACAGTGGCGGCATTCTTTTTTATTGTTGCTGCCCAATCTCAAACAGCAGAAGAATTAAAATCCCAGATTGCTCCAAAGAAAGATTCCATTGCAGCCATTCAAGCACGTGTAAGTGCTCTACAAGCCAAACTTGATGCTCTGCCAGGTTGGAAAGTAGGTGCCTTTGGAACCATAGGGGGGAGCATCTCTGAATTCAACAATTGGTTCGCCCAAGGTATTCCCAATAACTCATCTGGCAATATAGGTTTTACTGTAAATGCATACGCCAATCTGAAAGAGGAAAAATTCTTTTGGAGAAACGCGGTCAATGTAAATCTGGCATGGGTGAAACTGGACGATAAAGATGACCCTACTGATGATGATAGCTTTAGAGAGGCAACGGATGTTTTCAATATTTCATCTTTATATGGAAGAAAACTAAACGAGAAATTCGCTTTATCAGGTTTAGTTGAATACCGTACTACCCTTTTAAGCAACTTGAACGATCCTGGTTATTTGGACGTAGGGATAGGAGCCACGTGGACCCCAATCGAAGATTTGGTGGTGGTGATCCATCCACTTAACTATAATTTTGTATTTAGTGACGAGGATGCCATTTTCGAATCTTCGGCAGGTGCCAAAATTGTTGCAGACTATACTAAAAAGCTAGGAGCCATAAATTTTAAGAGCAATCTATCAATGTTTCAAAGCTATGAAGATGGTGATTTAAGCAATTGGACTTGGACCAATTCTTTTGCATATACATTTTGGAAAGCAGTAGGCGTAGGATTTGATTTTGGATTACGGAACAATAGGCAAGAAACCCTTAATTATATCGTAAACCTTGCTCCAACCCCTAATCCTGATGCAACTTTTGATACTATTGATAATGAATTACAAACATATTGGACGCTGGGTTTAAGCTATGCCTTTTAA
- the hflX gene encoding GTPase HflX: MLEKKNIDYEKAILIGVINKSQDEKKVKEYLDELEFLTFTAGGEVTKRFIQRVDIPNPKTYIGSGKMEEVEQYVKQNEIGSVIFDDELSPAQQNNIEKILRCKILDRTSLILDIFAQRAQTSYARTQVELAQYEYLLPRLTGLWTHLERQRGGIGMRGPGETEIETDRRIVRDRISLLKKKLAKIDRQMETQRGNRGALVRVALVGYTNVGKSTLMNVISKSDVFAENKLFATLDTTVRKVVIGNLPFLLSDTVGFIRKLPTQLVESFKSTLDEVREADLLLHVVDISHPNFEEHIASVNQILDEIKSADKKTIMVFNKIDLYKAETIDEDDLITQRTKAHFTIEDWKKTWYNKMGDRALFISALNKENLDEFRKRVYDEVRDIHVTRFPYNNFLYPEHLDEF, translated from the coding sequence ATGCTAGAAAAAAAGAATATAGATTATGAAAAGGCGATACTTATTGGTGTTATCAATAAAAGCCAAGATGAAAAAAAGGTCAAAGAATACTTGGACGAGCTGGAATTTTTGACATTTACTGCAGGGGGTGAAGTTACCAAGAGGTTCATACAACGTGTGGACATCCCTAATCCCAAAACTTACATTGGCAGTGGCAAAATGGAAGAAGTTGAGCAGTATGTAAAGCAAAATGAAATAGGTTCGGTAATTTTTGATGATGAACTCTCACCTGCCCAACAGAACAATATTGAAAAAATTCTCCGTTGTAAAATCCTGGACAGAACAAGTCTTATATTGGATATTTTTGCCCAGCGCGCCCAAACGAGCTATGCTAGAACGCAAGTGGAGCTGGCTCAATACGAGTATCTTCTGCCAAGATTAACAGGGCTTTGGACACACTTGGAACGTCAACGAGGTGGTATTGGGATGCGTGGCCCAGGTGAAACCGAAATTGAAACGGATAGGCGTATTGTTCGTGACAGAATTTCCTTATTGAAAAAGAAGCTTGCTAAAATAGATAGGCAAATGGAGACCCAAAGAGGAAATCGAGGAGCTTTGGTCAGAGTAGCTTTGGTAGGTTACACCAATGTTGGCAAGTCCACTTTAATGAACGTGATAAGTAAAAGTGATGTTTTTGCCGAAAATAAATTGTTTGCTACATTGGATACCACGGTCAGAAAGGTCGTAATTGGCAATCTGCCCTTTTTGTTAAGTGATACCGTTGGTTTCATCAGAAAATTGCCAACCCAGTTGGTAGAAAGTTTTAAAAGTACTTTGGATGAAGTTCGCGAGGCTGACCTTTTATTACACGTTGTTGATATCTCCCATCCTAATTTTGAAGAGCATATCGCCTCGGTCAATCAAATATTGGATGAAATTAAAAGTGCCGATAAAAAAACCATCATGGTCTTTAATAAAATCGACCTATATAAGGCTGAAACCATTGATGAAGATGATTTGATTACACAGCGAACCAAAGCACATTTTACAATAGAGGATTGGAAAAAAACATGGTACAATAAAATGGGGGACAGGGCACTTTTCATTTCGGCACTGAATAAGGAAAACCTTGATGAATTTAGAAAACGTGTGTACGATGAGGTCCGTGATATACATGTAACCCGTTTTCCCTATAATAATTTTTTATATCCAGAGCATTTGGATGAATTTTAA
- a CDS encoding endonuclease/exonuclease/phosphatase family protein: MRSKKNLFAIAFYNLENFFDTKNDLHVLDDDFTPNGSKKWDDDKYKKKVKKLAKTISCIGYEESGMPPVLVGIAEVENKNAINALVNSKGLKKHNYAFVHFDSPDERGIDTALLYHKQHFKVLNAETIPLIIKNINGDRDFTRDILYVHGKLHKEEIHVFVNHWPSRRDGQNVTSYKRVKAAATVLQKINSLKNENLNCVIMGDFNDDPNSESIKTLMATGNFINPLQKLFSPNTGSANYRGKWNLFDQILISHSFLNHEKETHSFMKTDIFTPKFLREWKKKYKGFPFRTFVGKKYLGGYSDHFPVYIILKQN, translated from the coding sequence TTGAGAAGCAAAAAAAATCTGTTTGCTATTGCATTCTATAATCTCGAAAATTTTTTTGACACTAAAAATGACCTTCATGTTTTGGATGATGACTTTACCCCCAATGGATCTAAAAAATGGGATGATGATAAATACAAAAAAAAGGTAAAGAAGCTTGCAAAAACAATTTCGTGTATTGGATATGAAGAAAGTGGGATGCCCCCTGTTCTGGTAGGGATTGCAGAAGTGGAAAATAAAAACGCCATTAATGCACTTGTTAATTCTAAAGGATTAAAAAAACATAATTACGCTTTCGTTCATTTTGATTCACCCGATGAAAGGGGTATAGACACCGCGCTACTTTATCATAAGCAGCATTTTAAAGTATTGAATGCAGAAACCATTCCTCTAATAATAAAGAATATTAATGGGGACCGCGATTTTACTAGGGACATTCTTTATGTACATGGAAAATTGCACAAAGAAGAAATTCATGTATTTGTCAATCACTGGCCGTCCCGTAGAGATGGACAGAACGTAACAAGTTATAAAAGGGTAAAAGCGGCCGCAACTGTACTTCAAAAGATAAATAGTTTAAAAAATGAAAATTTGAACTGTGTTATAATGGGAGACTTCAATGATGATCCCAATTCCGAAAGTATAAAAACACTAATGGCTACGGGAAACTTTATAAACCCATTACAAAAGTTATTTTCTCCCAATACCGGAAGTGCCAACTATAGGGGAAAATGGAATCTCTTTGACCAAATTTTAATATCGCACAGTTTTTTAAACCATGAAAAAGAAACGCATTCTTTTATGAAAACAGATATTTTTACTCCAAAGTTTCTTAGGGAATGGAAAAAGAAATATAAAGGTTTTCCTTTTAGAACGTTTGTAGGAAAGAAGTATTTAGGAGGCTACAGCGACCACTTTCCAGTTTATATTATATTGAAACAAAATTAA
- a CDS encoding S8 family serine peptidase, giving the protein MYYKKPTYSYGLISSLIFSLFGFLTVYGQSETKKELIRINSNQYEMRSFVSELEADLQSKEAKINQVLKTKGWKKTEKLKDGSIVELKDIGTDGTPLYYTTLNDPSKQVSRANALYSDGLLDLGLDGNGLQVGVWDAGVALTTHQEFDTRAKSGDGTTEVSSHATLVTGNLISSGVKPNAKGVAYGAQVLSHNWTKDKIEVAEAAANGLLLSNHSYGIKSDRVPDWYFGSYIKTSKDWDKIMHNAPYYLMVTAAGNAQKSFDNESPNFGKTADGFDLLLGFATSKNGLTIAGANTKIGNKGELKEARVASYSSLGPVDDGRIKPDLAGDGSSIFSTNSTTNTSYDTSAGTSMAAPGVTGSLLLLQQYHEELYGDYMKAATLKGLALHTADDVDSQGPDYKMGWGVMNAKAAAVTLQNKGYSTLVDEETLLEDTTFSITVNANGTENLMASISWTDAEGEYINRGDLNNMTPALVNDLDIRITKNGKTYFPWKLNPKKASSAATKGDNLVDPFERVEVENAKGEYTITVTHKGRLKNGFQDFSLIVSGAQISKCSIDAPSNIGLLLSSTNSSTISWSDAEETLYEIQYKKFNGDNWKSEFVWENNFEITDLEAGIVYEARVRSICTENMLSDFSETISFEFNGYETELYAYEPFGFGESLKIMVYPNPATEWIKVEAELSKDAVYSIVTTLGNTLRKGSAIESIDVSDLASGLYILMVEDHSGMKSTKFYKD; this is encoded by the coding sequence ATGTATTACAAGAAACCTACTTACAGTTATGGATTAATTTCATCCCTTATCTTTTCTTTATTTGGATTTCTGACTGTCTATGGGCAGTCAGAAACCAAAAAGGAATTGATTCGAATTAATTCGAACCAATATGAAATGCGTTCTTTTGTATCAGAGTTGGAAGCCGACCTACAATCTAAGGAAGCCAAAATAAACCAAGTATTAAAAACAAAGGGTTGGAAAAAAACTGAAAAGTTAAAAGATGGTTCTATTGTAGAGTTAAAGGATATTGGAACAGATGGAACACCTCTTTATTATACTACTCTAAATGACCCTTCAAAACAAGTATCAAGGGCAAATGCACTTTACTCAGATGGACTTTTAGATTTAGGTCTTGATGGGAATGGCCTTCAAGTAGGCGTTTGGGATGCTGGCGTGGCACTTACCACACACCAAGAATTTGATACCCGTGCAAAGAGTGGGGATGGTACTACAGAAGTAAGTTCACATGCAACTTTGGTAACTGGAAATCTAATTTCTTCAGGAGTAAAACCAAATGCCAAGGGTGTTGCCTATGGCGCACAAGTCTTATCCCATAACTGGACAAAAGATAAAATAGAAGTTGCCGAGGCTGCTGCCAACGGATTACTTTTAAGCAACCATTCTTATGGAATAAAGTCGGACCGTGTACCGGACTGGTATTTTGGATCATATATCAAGACTTCTAAGGATTGGGACAAGATAATGCATAACGCCCCCTATTATTTAATGGTTACGGCTGCGGGGAATGCACAAAAATCTTTTGATAATGAATCTCCAAATTTTGGTAAAACGGCTGATGGATTTGATCTGTTACTTGGATTTGCTACTTCTAAAAATGGACTTACCATTGCAGGGGCAAATACCAAAATAGGTAATAAGGGAGAATTGAAAGAAGCAAGAGTTGCAAGTTACAGTAGTTTAGGACCTGTTGATGATGGTAGAATAAAACCGGATTTAGCTGGTGACGGATCTTCAATTTTTTCTACAAATTCCACTACGAACACAAGTTATGATACTTCTGCCGGAACATCTATGGCAGCTCCTGGAGTAACAGGTTCTTTGTTACTATTACAACAATACCATGAGGAACTGTATGGCGATTATATGAAAGCAGCTACCCTTAAAGGACTTGCACTTCATACTGCAGATGATGTAGATTCGCAAGGACCTGACTATAAAATGGGTTGGGGCGTTATGAACGCAAAGGCTGCTGCCGTAACATTGCAAAATAAAGGGTATAGTACACTTGTAGATGAAGAAACTCTTTTAGAGGACACAACTTTTTCAATAACTGTTAATGCCAATGGAACAGAAAATTTGATGGCTTCAATCTCTTGGACGGACGCTGAAGGAGAATATATCAATAGAGGGGATTTAAACAATATGACACCAGCTTTGGTAAATGATTTGGATATTAGAATCACAAAAAATGGAAAAACCTACTTTCCATGGAAATTGAACCCGAAGAAAGCAAGCAGTGCAGCTACAAAAGGTGATAATTTGGTAGATCCCTTTGAAAGAGTTGAAGTTGAAAATGCCAAAGGTGAATATACAATCACCGTTACACATAAAGGAAGATTGAAAAATGGATTTCAGGATTTTTCCCTTATCGTTTCTGGAGCCCAGATATCAAAATGTAGTATTGATGCACCTTCTAACATAGGTTTACTTTTATCATCTACAAACAGTTCAACAATTTCTTGGTCAGATGCAGAGGAGACGCTTTATGAGATTCAGTATAAAAAGTTCAACGGCGACAATTGGAAAAGTGAATTTGTTTGGGAGAACAACTTTGAGATTACTGACTTGGAAGCTGGTATTGTTTATGAAGCTAGAGTTCGCTCTATCTGTACGGAGAACATGCTTTCCGATTTTTCTGAGACAATCAGTTTTGAATTCAATGGTTACGAAACAGAGCTATATGCTTATGAGCCTTTTGGGTTTGGCGAAAGCTTGAAAATAATGGTATATCCCAATCCAGCAACGGAATGGATAAAAGTAGAGGCAGAACTTTCAAAAGATGCGGTTTATTCTATAGTTACTACTTTGGGTAACACCCTTAGAAAGGGTAGTGCTATAGAAAGTATCGATGTTTCTGATCTAGCCTCTGGTCTATATATACTAATGGTGGAAGATCACTCTGGAATGAAAAGCACCAAATTCTATAAAGATTAA
- a CDS encoding 3'-5' exonuclease yields MLYKLNLEHILFLDIETVPQRPSFADLDENSQMLWEQKSQYQRKNEITAEDFYERAGIWAEFGKVVCISVGYFTLKDNERNFRVTSFSGEETRLLKQFKQLLQEHFNLAKHLLCAHNGKEFDFPYIARRMVINGMNLPYKLDLFGKKPWDVPHLDTMELWKFGDYKHYTSLKLLAHVLGIPSPKEDMDGSMVKDVYYNENNLDRIVSYCELDVITTAQVFLKLRNEELLGRDEIKKV; encoded by the coding sequence ATGCTTTATAAACTTAACCTAGAACATATCCTATTTTTGGATATTGAGACCGTACCCCAAAGACCGAGCTTTGCAGACTTAGATGAGAATTCCCAAATGCTCTGGGAACAAAAATCCCAATATCAAAGAAAAAACGAAATAACTGCTGAAGATTTCTACGAACGTGCAGGAATTTGGGCGGAATTTGGGAAAGTAGTATGTATTTCCGTTGGATATTTTACCTTAAAAGATAATGAGCGCAATTTTAGGGTCACGTCCTTTTCCGGTGAAGAAACCCGGTTGCTAAAACAATTTAAACAACTGCTCCAAGAACATTTTAATCTAGCTAAGCATCTTTTGTGTGCCCACAATGGTAAGGAATTCGATTTTCCATACATTGCTCGCCGCATGGTCATCAATGGGATGAATCTCCCCTATAAATTAGATCTGTTCGGAAAGAAACCTTGGGATGTACCACATTTGGATACTATGGAGCTATGGAAGTTTGGAGATTACAAGCACTACACTTCTTTAAAACTTTTAGCTCATGTATTGGGCATTCCTTCACCAAAAGAGGATATGGACGGCAGTATGGTAAAAGACGTTTATTATAATGAAAATAATCTGGACAGAATTGTTTCTTATTGTGAACTGGATGTGATTACAACCGCACAAGTTTTTCTGAAATTGCGGAATGAAGAATTGTTGGGACGAGATGAAATCAAAAAAGTATAA
- a CDS encoding methylated-DNA--[protein]-cysteine S-methyltransferase, producing the protein MEVAYLQTSIGLAEFHGDENGLASISILEEEKPIGIVPEVLEDVIYQFEEYFEGSRKKFDLKLNPNGTDFQKKVWNALIKIPFGKTVSYLELSNSLGDVKAIRAVASANGKNPLWIVIPCHRVIGSNGDLVGYAGGLHRKKWLLEHESPVKQTSLF; encoded by the coding sequence ATGGAAGTAGCTTATTTACAAACATCTATAGGCTTGGCAGAATTCCATGGAGATGAAAATGGATTGGCATCCATCTCCATTTTGGAAGAAGAAAAACCAATTGGTATAGTCCCAGAAGTTTTAGAGGATGTTATTTATCAATTTGAGGAATACTTTGAAGGAAGTCGAAAAAAATTTGACCTCAAATTGAACCCGAACGGGACCGATTTTCAAAAAAAAGTATGGAACGCACTGATAAAAATCCCATTTGGCAAAACAGTTTCTTATTTAGAACTATCCAACTCTCTGGGCGATGTAAAGGCGATTCGCGCAGTGGCCTCGGCAAATGGTAAAAATCCGTTATGGATCGTAATTCCCTGTCACCGCGTAATTGGAAGCAACGGTGATCTGGTTGGCTATGCAGGTGGGCTACATCGAAAGAAATGGTTGTTGGAACACGAAAGTCCTGTAAAACAGACCTCTTTATTTTAG
- a CDS encoding CNNM domain-containing protein has translation MGLLLFYAFISIFFSFLCSILEAVLLSITPTFINVKKQEGKEYAIELEKLKKDVDKPLIAILTLNTIAHTVGAILVGVQAKVAYVESYGTSTRSILGIEFTEDLMVGLVSTAMTILILVASEIIPKTIGATYWKRLANFTSKALNAMVFVLKWTGLLWLLQLFTKLIGKKGPHGSILSREDFTAMTDIAHEEGVFQESESTVIKNLLKFDEILAKDVMTPRAVMKIASEETTIQDFFESNRPLRFSRIPLYKDRMDNITGYFLKDELMETIIAEKGNETLETLKREILVSDRSKPIPELFEKFIEKREHVSLVVDEYGSVSGIVTMEDVIETLLGLEIMDESDNVEDLQVLARRNWENRAKRLGIIEGKNEVD, from the coding sequence ATGGGACTTCTTTTATTTTACGCTTTTATCTCTATCTTCTTTTCATTTCTGTGCTCCATCCTAGAAGCCGTCTTGCTAAGCATTACGCCAACTTTTATCAATGTCAAAAAACAGGAAGGCAAGGAGTATGCCATCGAACTCGAAAAGCTGAAAAAGGATGTGGACAAACCCCTGATTGCCATTTTGACCCTCAACACCATTGCGCATACCGTAGGTGCAATCCTTGTAGGGGTACAGGCAAAAGTTGCCTATGTGGAATCTTATGGTACATCAACACGTAGCATTCTAGGTATTGAATTTACGGAGGATCTCATGGTCGGTCTCGTATCCACGGCAATGACAATCCTGATTTTGGTCGCGTCCGAGATAATTCCAAAAACGATTGGGGCCACCTATTGGAAACGATTGGCCAATTTTACCTCAAAAGCATTGAATGCAATGGTATTCGTATTAAAATGGACAGGTTTGCTATGGTTATTACAATTATTTACCAAACTAATCGGGAAAAAAGGTCCCCATGGCAGTATATTGAGCAGGGAAGATTTTACTGCAATGACGGATATTGCCCATGAAGAAGGGGTTTTTCAGGAATCTGAATCGACTGTTATTAAAAATTTATTAAAGTTCGATGAAATCCTTGCCAAGGATGTTATGACACCAAGGGCCGTAATGAAAATTGCCTCTGAAGAAACTACTATTCAAGATTTCTTTGAATCGAACAGACCGTTACGGTTTTCACGTATTCCACTTTACAAAGACCGTATGGATAATATAACGGGTTATTTTCTCAAAGACGAATTAATGGAAACCATTATTGCCGAAAAAGGCAATGAAACCCTCGAAACCTTAAAAAGAGAAATTTTGGTTAGCGATAGATCCAAACCCATTCCAGAACTATTTGAAAAGTTCATAGAAAAAAGAGAACACGTTTCCCTAGTAGTGGACGAGTATGGTTCTGTAAGTGGAATTGTTACTATGGAAGATGTAATCGAAACTTTATTGGGGCTTGAGATTATGGATGAAAGCGATAACGTTGAGGACCTTCAAGTTCTGGCCAGAAGAAACTGGGAAAATAGAGCAAAGCGTTTAGGAATAATTGAAGGAAAAAATGAGGTGGATTAA